A genomic window from Neorickettsia sennetsu str. Miyayama includes:
- a CDS encoding SLC13 family permease, protein MLNQLLVDLAPLYVVSVLIVSTYLLVNGSSTTERITFVSIVLLVVYQSFTLSKPLAFLESTMIAPVIAILGLAIMGRLVACTSVVNRAAVLIVEIKHKALIPVILILLCFILSAFVNNTPVVVLLISFVSTFGKQVGIANSRMMLPIAFSASLGGMLTVLGSSTNFLIYSKAEELGVELGFFGFFLPAIFVGIFGIIYVIFLTLILPIRKPVEEHVRRFLFVLNSSKSGRLIFSSVGIHEIKNILHNHVFGDNLIMNEIVITEKSELIGYSILSDNVASYFNACAVGITHTSEKIVPGSRLIIVCKETSPYHREGEVFFAKDKSCILSHANSVKVICAFIGMVLLSGILKIPLALTVLSGLALLIVLNAVDVKEVFRFLEVKLLLMLVYSLTIGTSLEMTGLPGDFVQLLYQCTRTLSPIALICILFAIVTLLNEVMSNNAVGLIFTPVVLKLSHMMGLEAKYLLWTLIFASNSAFATPFGYQVNLIVMEAGKYKYSDYLKFGFPLNVVVLVGYILYLHLFSELDFFHCVSHQ, encoded by the coding sequence GTGCTTAATCAATTACTAGTCGATCTTGCGCCTCTTTATGTGGTGTCTGTTCTGATTGTGAGTACCTACCTACTAGTGAATGGTAGCTCTACTACAGAGAGAATAACCTTTGTCTCAATTGTGCTACTTGTAGTTTATCAGAGTTTTACTCTTTCAAAACCATTAGCTTTTTTAGAGAGTACAATGATTGCACCCGTTATTGCCATACTTGGTTTGGCTATAATGGGGAGATTAGTTGCTTGTACTAGCGTCGTTAACAGAGCTGCGGTTCTCATAGTAGAAATCAAGCATAAGGCACTCATACCAGTCATTTTGATACTTTTGTGCTTCATACTGAGCGCCTTTGTTAACAATACACCTGTGGTGGTGCTTCTTATTTCATTTGTTTCCACATTTGGCAAGCAAGTAGGTATAGCCAATTCCAGAATGATGCTCCCGATTGCTTTTTCTGCATCCCTTGGTGGAATGCTCACAGTTCTTGGAAGTAGTACAAATTTCCTTATCTACTCAAAAGCTGAGGAGCTCGGTGTCGAATTAGGCTTCTTTGGATTCTTCTTACCAGCGATATTTGTAGGCATTTTTGGGATCATTTATGTGATCTTTCTTACGTTGATACTTCCAATAAGAAAACCCGTAGAAGAGCACGTTAGAAGATTCCTCTTTGTTTTGAACTCGTCTAAGTCTGGGAGATTGATTTTCTCTTCAGTCGGAATACATGAGATAAAAAATATTCTACATAATCACGTATTTGGTGATAATCTGATAATGAATGAGATCGTGATTACGGAAAAATCTGAATTGATAGGCTATAGCATATTGTCCGATAACGTCGCGAGTTACTTTAATGCATGTGCTGTTGGTATAACGCACACTTCAGAGAAGATAGTGCCTGGCTCTAGGTTAATTATTGTTTGTAAAGAAACGAGTCCCTATCATAGAGAGGGGGAAGTGTTTTTCGCAAAAGATAAATCGTGCATTCTGAGTCATGCTAATAGCGTAAAGGTAATATGTGCTTTTATTGGTATGGTTCTTTTATCTGGGATTTTGAAAATACCACTTGCTCTTACTGTTCTTTCTGGTCTTGCACTGTTGATTGTTTTGAATGCCGTTGACGTGAAAGAGGTTTTCAGATTTCTCGAAGTAAAGCTGCTGCTTATGCTTGTTTACTCGCTTACTATAGGAACATCACTAGAAATGACAGGTTTACCGGGGGATTTTGTGCAGCTTCTCTATCAATGTACCCGCACATTATCCCCTATTGCCCTAATCTGTATACTTTTTGCTATAGTGACTTTACTGAACGAAGTTATGAGTAATAATGCAGTAGGATTAATTTTTACACCTGTTGTACTAAAACTCAGCCACATGATGGGATTAGAGGCAAAGTATCTACTGTGGACGCTGATATTTGCATCCAATAGTGCTTTTGCTACACCGTTTGGATATCAAGTTAACCTTATCGTCATGGAAGCAGGAAAGTACAAGTATTCTGATTATCTAAAGTTTGGTTTTCCACTTAATGTAGTTGTTTTAGTTGGCTATATTCTCTATTTGCACCTCTTTTCTGAGCTAGATTTCTTTCATTGTGTCTCTCATCAGTAG
- a CDS encoding heme exporter protein CcmB, with the protein MLYLLPKREPYMFRGKSSIVLLAFLLINFFQLLLYKQILNCSMDGPLLWITTNILHLVSVSGIFSQYWATGSLEQLVTFTPGIRSFIVKTVLGLWIRQGLLLTLLATGLFYLLSTDKIHTPTIILFAGSLCYSTGMLSFTGALCSSLSIRSDRITPIILAAPISIPGIVTALALLKWGINSPGIFSALFFGNVIAVLLSPLVMEIALKETLENL; encoded by the coding sequence ATGTTATACTTGCTACCAAAGAGAGAACCTTATATGTTTCGTGGCAAGTCGTCAATAGTACTATTAGCATTCTTATTGATCAACTTTTTTCAGCTACTTCTCTACAAACAGATCTTAAACTGCTCAATGGACGGACCGTTGCTTTGGATAACCACAAACATCCTACATCTAGTCTCAGTGAGCGGAATTTTTTCACAATATTGGGCTACTGGAAGCCTAGAGCAACTCGTTACGTTTACCCCAGGCATCAGGAGCTTTATAGTAAAGACCGTCTTAGGATTATGGATTAGACAAGGTCTTTTATTAACACTCCTGGCTACAGGTTTGTTTTATCTTCTAAGCACCGACAAAATACACACCCCGACTATAATTTTATTTGCTGGTTCACTTTGCTACTCGACAGGAATGCTATCCTTCACTGGTGCGCTGTGCAGTAGTTTAAGTATTCGCTCGGATCGAATCACACCCATTATTCTTGCCGCACCAATCTCGATTCCCGGAATCGTAACAGCACTTGCACTTTTAAAGTGGGGTATAAACAGTCCAGGGATTTTCTCAGCGTTATTTTTTGGAAACGTGATTGCAGTGCTGTTATCCCCACTAGTGATGGAAATTGCACTAAAAGAAACTCTGGAAAACTTATAA
- a CDS encoding TraR/DksA family transcriptional regulator: MSSDDIKNAEYMGERMLAYFHEKLIGLRNAIVNQGKVVKDVLSKCANSYEADDIIMSAQKRNSLLSEIDEALERMEQGVYGYCEETGDEIGFGRLDLEPTARYCVDVQERLDKKNRFLRSPGSVNSEEG, translated from the coding sequence ATGTCTTCTGATGATATAAAAAATGCCGAGTATATGGGAGAAAGAATGCTTGCGTACTTTCATGAAAAGTTGATCGGTCTTAGGAATGCCATAGTAAATCAAGGGAAGGTTGTCAAAGACGTGCTGAGCAAGTGTGCGAACTCATATGAGGCGGACGACATCATAATGTCCGCACAAAAGCGCAACTCATTGTTGAGTGAAATAGATGAGGCGCTTGAACGCATGGAACAGGGTGTGTATGGCTACTGCGAGGAGACCGGTGACGAGATAGGCTTTGGTAGATTGGATCTCGAGCCTACGGCCAGGTACTGCGTTGATGTGCAGGAAAGACTGGATAAGAAAAATCGTTTTCTTCGGTCCCCTGGGAGCGTAAATAGTGAAGAGGGGTGA